The Halorientalis sp. IM1011 genome window below encodes:
- a CDS encoding alkaline phosphatase family protein: MGLFDRLRGDDGPRVAFFGIDGVPYSMLSEHFDEFENLAALADEGSAGAIDSIVPPESSACWPSLTTGVNPGETGVYGFQDREVGSYDTYVPMGRDVQATRIWDRVQDADRQATVMNVPVTFPPQRDVQRMVSGFLSPGIDKAAYPDDLREYLEDIDYRIDVNAKLGHDDDKSEFIEDAHETIDRNHEAFKNYIEQDDWDLFFGVYMTTDRVNHFLFEDYEKDGEYKEEFLEFYRKVDQYLGEMRELLPDDVTMVVASDHGFTTLNYEVHCNEWLAENGWLSYEDDDHDELGDIAEETKAYSLIPGRFYINLEDREPRGSVPEAEYEAVRDELQAELEALEGPDGNEVADRVVTKEDAFRGDHADIAPDLVVVPNHGFDLKSGFKGDDDVFGKGPRNGMHSFDNACLFVDDPDARIEDADLLDIAPTLMDLLDLDYDRTAFDGSTLLS, encoded by the coding sequence ATGGGTCTGTTCGATCGGCTTCGTGGCGACGACGGTCCCCGTGTTGCCTTCTTCGGCATCGACGGGGTTCCGTACAGCATGCTTTCGGAGCATTTCGACGAGTTCGAGAACCTCGCGGCGCTGGCCGACGAGGGGAGTGCGGGGGCTATCGACAGCATCGTCCCGCCGGAATCGAGCGCCTGTTGGCCGTCGTTGACGACCGGCGTCAACCCCGGTGAGACCGGCGTCTACGGCTTCCAGGATCGGGAAGTGGGGTCCTACGACACGTACGTCCCGATGGGGCGGGACGTACAGGCGACCCGGATCTGGGATCGCGTCCAGGACGCCGACCGGCAGGCGACGGTGATGAACGTTCCCGTCACGTTCCCGCCACAGCGTGACGTCCAGCGGATGGTCTCGGGCTTTCTCTCACCCGGTATCGACAAGGCGGCCTACCCCGACGACCTCCGGGAGTATCTGGAAGACATCGACTACCGCATCGACGTCAACGCCAAACTCGGCCACGACGACGACAAGTCCGAGTTCATCGAGGACGCCCACGAGACCATCGACCGCAACCACGAGGCGTTCAAAAACTACATCGAACAGGACGACTGGGACCTGTTTTTCGGCGTCTACATGACGACCGACCGGGTTAACCACTTCCTGTTCGAGGACTACGAGAAAGACGGCGAGTACAAGGAGGAGTTCCTCGAGTTCTACCGCAAGGTCGACCAGTACCTGGGCGAGATGCGCGAGCTGCTCCCCGACGACGTGACGATGGTCGTCGCCTCCGACCACGGGTTCACCACGCTGAACTACGAGGTCCACTGCAACGAGTGGCTCGCCGAGAACGGCTGGCTCAGCTACGAGGACGACGACCACGACGAACTCGGTGACATCGCCGAGGAAACGAAGGCCTACTCGCTCATCCCCGGCCGCTTCTACATCAACCTCGAAGACCGCGAACCGCGCGGGAGCGTCCCCGAAGCGGAGTACGAGGCGGTCCGTGACGAACTCCAGGCCGAACTCGAGGCACTGGAGGGTCCGGACGGCAACGAGGTCGCCGACCGCGTCGTCACCAAGGAGGACGCCTTCCGTGGCGACCACGCCGACATCGCCCCCGACCTCGTGGTCGTCCCGAACCACGGCTTCGATCTGAAATCCGGGTTCAAGGGCGACGACGACGTGTTCGGGAAGGGGCCCCGCAACGGCATGCACAGCTTCGACAACGCCTGCCTGTTCGTCGACGACCCCGACGCGCGCATCGAGGACGCCGACCTGCTGGACATCGCGCCGACGCTGATGGACCTGCTGGACCTCGACTACGACCGGACGGCCTTCGACGGCTCGACGCTGCTGTCCTGA
- the rnhA gene encoding ribonuclease HI yields the protein MPVIECDVAEARERLADAGVDVQEGNTDHERWRATHGGATAVAYDDKVVVQGDSPEAIEALLRDGGGRAHVYFDGACRGNPGPAAVGWVVVTGDGIATEGGERIGRATNNQAEYEALTKALEVAGDFGFETVEIRGDSELIVKQVRGEYDANDPELREHRVTVRELLAGFDDWSLTHVPREINERADELANEALDDD from the coding sequence ATGCCGGTCATCGAGTGCGACGTGGCCGAGGCCCGCGAGCGGTTGGCCGACGCCGGTGTCGACGTGCAGGAGGGGAACACGGACCACGAACGGTGGCGGGCCACGCACGGCGGTGCGACGGCGGTCGCCTACGACGACAAGGTCGTCGTGCAGGGCGACTCGCCGGAAGCCATCGAAGCGTTGCTCCGTGACGGCGGCGGCCGTGCACACGTTTACTTCGACGGGGCGTGCCGCGGCAATCCCGGCCCGGCGGCCGTCGGCTGGGTGGTCGTCACCGGCGACGGCATCGCCACGGAGGGCGGCGAACGGATCGGCCGAGCCACGAACAATCAGGCCGAGTACGAGGCGTTGACGAAGGCCCTGGAGGTGGCCGGCGATTTCGGCTTCGAGACGGTGGAGATTCGGGGCGACTCCGAGTTGATCGTCAAACAGGTCCGCGGGGAGTACGACGCAAACGACCCCGAGTTGCGCGAACACCGCGTGACGGTCAGGGAGCTGCTCGCCGGGTTCGACGACTGGTCGCTGACCCACGTACCGCGGGAGATAAACGAGCGCGCCGACGAACTGGCGAACGAGGCACTGGACGATGACTGA
- a CDS encoding DUF5789 family protein, whose product MADEESEDEEPAVELGDGESVEGVPLAQVSARLMWGAKKSYVQQREGDTTIRTPDGPRDLADVLADVDETYFQRRQEFEEAVRDVIGTGPVQTAE is encoded by the coding sequence ATGGCCGACGAGGAATCCGAAGACGAGGAACCCGCCGTCGAACTCGGCGACGGCGAGTCCGTCGAGGGCGTGCCGCTGGCACAGGTGTCCGCGCGACTGATGTGGGGCGCGAAGAAGAGCTACGTCCAGCAACGCGAGGGCGACACGACGATCCGGACGCCCGACGGCCCCCGTGACCTCGCCGACGTACTCGCCGACGTCGACGAGACCTACTTCCAGCGCCGTCAGGAGTTCGAGGAAGCCGTCCGCGACGTGATCGGCACCGGTCCCGTCCAGACCGCGGAGTGA
- a CDS encoding rnhA operon protein produces the protein MTDETPDPEAVPVAGPGAVASDEGTDESAEVPQDVIDDVERLTRLARDAVDEQEAAAYRKRRASLLDEYDFTARVREDDTHETLVLHPEEWLEDGVVQMDAIEDVDRGIERPLGGPGDGAEWDAIAERNREIAEAVGAEHGAVHGENAAALAEFMNNHYAKPIDSATDDEIEEFVAEYFPRNAWPSEKQRDRLDRSVALTLEIADSF, from the coding sequence ATGACTGACGAGACACCCGATCCCGAGGCGGTACCGGTGGCCGGACCGGGCGCTGTGGCCAGTGACGAAGGTACCGACGAGTCCGCCGAGGTTCCACAGGACGTGATCGACGACGTGGAGCGGCTGACACGGCTGGCCAGGGACGCCGTCGACGAACAGGAGGCGGCGGCCTACCGAAAGCGCCGGGCGTCGTTGCTCGACGAGTACGACTTCACTGCTCGCGTCCGCGAGGACGACACTCACGAGACGCTGGTGCTCCACCCCGAGGAGTGGCTGGAGGACGGGGTGGTCCAGATGGACGCGATCGAGGACGTCGACCGGGGAATCGAGCGACCGCTGGGCGGACCCGGTGACGGTGCGGAGTGGGACGCAATCGCCGAACGCAACCGTGAGATCGCCGAGGCAGTCGGTGCGGAACACGGCGCGGTCCACGGCGAGAACGCCGCGGCGCTGGCGGAGTTCATGAACAACCACTACGCCAAGCCCATCGACTCGGCGACCGACGACGAAATAGAAGAGTTCGTGGCCGAATACTTCCCGCGGAACGCGTGGCCGAGCGAGAAACAGCGAGACCGGCTAGACCGTTCGGTCGCGCTTACGCTCGAGATTGCCGACTCGTTCTAG
- a CDS encoding DUF302 domain-containing protein, giving the protein MTLPIDPSLIESDDIGEKRATLEMDHEDAIEHTRETFSEAGFGVAVEFSVSDLLAEKIGSDRDPYYVLGACNPEVADRALDECIELGGLMPCNVIVREVEPGRQEVYHLSIMRVARLLGLAEDDEAWDDIVATTGELVDEAFENL; this is encoded by the coding sequence ATGACGCTTCCGATAGACCCCAGTCTGATCGAGTCCGACGACATCGGCGAGAAACGCGCGACCCTGGAGATGGACCACGAGGACGCCATCGAACACACGCGTGAGACGTTCTCCGAGGCCGGCTTCGGCGTCGCCGTCGAGTTCTCCGTCTCGGACCTGCTCGCCGAGAAGATCGGTTCGGATCGGGACCCATACTACGTCCTCGGTGCCTGCAACCCCGAGGTCGCCGACCGCGCGCTCGACGAGTGCATCGAACTCGGCGGGCTGATGCCCTGTAACGTGATCGTCCGCGAGGTCGAACCCGGCCGGCAGGAGGTCTATCACCTCTCGATCATGCGCGTCGCCCGCTTGCTCGGACTGGCCGAGGACGACGAGGCGTGGGACGACATCGTCGCGACGACGGGCGAACTCGTCGACGAGGCCTTCGAGAACCTCTAG
- a CDS encoding PadR family transcriptional regulator yields the protein MSESQTVEADLEVARELTAFQRNILVILSEEPRYGLAIKRELEAYYDSEVNHGRLYPNLDDLVEMGLVEKSELDKRTNQYALTEAGHDVLLDQLSWMFGRFVTDESRADELEALVDEQR from the coding sequence ATGTCAGAGTCACAAACTGTAGAGGCTGACCTGGAGGTCGCGCGCGAACTCACAGCGTTTCAGCGTAACATTCTCGTCATTCTGAGTGAGGAGCCCCGGTACGGGCTCGCGATCAAGCGGGAACTCGAGGCCTACTACGACTCGGAAGTCAACCACGGGCGGCTCTACCCCAACCTCGACGACCTCGTCGAGATGGGCCTGGTCGAGAAGAGTGAACTCGACAAGCGAACCAACCAGTACGCGCTGACCGAGGCCGGTCACGACGTGTTGCTCGATCAGCTCTCCTGGATGTTCGGTCGGTTCGTCACCGACGAGAGTCGGGCCGACGAACTGGAAGCGCTCGTCGACGAACAGCGCTAG
- a CDS encoding universal stress protein translates to MRVLVPMDDSEMAEHALEYALDVFDDAEITVLTVVGEPSFWWGEATSIALADDMETAAEEHGQAVADRADEIAAEHDTEIDVTVRTGHPARAILGAADDYDTIVLGTHGGSMADQLVIGNVAEKVFRRAPVPVTVVR, encoded by the coding sequence ATGCGCGTACTCGTTCCGATGGACGATTCGGAGATGGCCGAACACGCTCTCGAATACGCTCTCGACGTGTTCGACGACGCCGAGATAACCGTTCTAACCGTCGTCGGCGAACCCTCGTTCTGGTGGGGCGAGGCGACGTCTATCGCACTCGCCGACGACATGGAAACAGCGGCCGAGGAACACGGGCAGGCGGTCGCGGACCGGGCCGACGAGATTGCCGCCGAACACGACACCGAGATCGACGTGACCGTCCGGACCGGCCACCCGGCGCGGGCCATCCTCGGCGCCGCCGACGACTACGATACCATCGTCCTCGGCACCCACGGCGGATCGATGGCGGACCAGCTGGTGATCGGCAACGTCGCCGAGAAAGTGTTCCGGCGAGCGCCGGTGCCGGTGACCGTCGTTCGGTGA
- a CDS encoding transcription initiation factor IIB family protein, with translation MTRSTRQREREREAETETESTDEEGVRACPECESDNLVKDADRGELICDDCGLVVEDENIDPGPEWRAFNHQERQEKSRVGAPTTKTMHDKGLTTTIDWKDKDAYGRSISSKKRSQMHRLRKWQERIRTKDAGERNLQFALSEIDRMASALGVPRSVREVASVIYRRALSEDLIRGRSIEGVATSALYAACRKEGIPRSLEEISEVSRVERKEIGRTYRYISQELGLEMEPVDPKKYVPRFCSELDLSEEVQSKANEIIETTAEKGLLSGKSPTGYAAAAIYAASLLCNEKKTQREVADVAQVTEVTIRNRYQEQIEAMGIHS, from the coding sequence ATGACACGGTCCACCCGTCAGCGGGAGCGCGAGCGCGAGGCCGAGACCGAAACTGAATCCACGGATGAAGAGGGGGTGCGTGCCTGTCCGGAGTGTGAGTCGGACAATCTGGTCAAAGATGCCGACCGTGGGGAGTTGATCTGTGACGACTGTGGCCTGGTCGTCGAGGACGAGAATATCGATCCCGGGCCGGAGTGGCGGGCGTTCAACCATCAGGAACGACAGGAGAAATCGAGGGTCGGTGCCCCGACGACGAAGACGATGCACGACAAGGGGCTGACGACCACCATCGACTGGAAGGACAAGGACGCCTACGGGCGCTCCATCTCCTCGAAGAAGCGCAGCCAGATGCACCGCCTGCGCAAGTGGCAGGAGCGCATCCGGACGAAAGACGCCGGCGAGCGCAACCTCCAGTTCGCGCTCTCGGAGATCGACCGCATGGCCTCCGCACTCGGTGTGCCCCGCTCGGTTCGGGAGGTCGCCTCGGTCATCTATCGGCGAGCCCTGAGCGAGGACCTCATCCGGGGGCGCTCCATCGAGGGCGTCGCCACGAGCGCTCTCTATGCGGCCTGTCGGAAGGAGGGGATCCCGCGCAGTCTCGAAGAGATTTCCGAGGTATCACGCGTCGAACGCAAGGAGATCGGCCGTACCTATCGCTACATCAGCCAGGAACTCGGACTGGAGATGGAACCGGTCGACCCCAAGAAGTACGTCCCCCGATTTTGCTCCGAACTCGATCTCAGCGAGGAGGTCCAGTCGAAGGCCAACGAGATCATCGAGACAACCGCCGAGAAGGGCCTGCTCTCGGGCAAGTCCCCGACCGGCTACGCGGCCGCCGCCATCTACGCCGCCTCCCTGCTCTGTAACGAGAAGAAGACCCAGCGCGAGGTCGCCGACGTCGCCCAGGTCACCGAGGTCACCATCCGGAACCGCTATCAGGAACAGATCGAAGCGATGGGCATCCACAGTTAG
- a CDS encoding ATP-grasp domain-containing protein produces the protein MATGSALVLTTQQQSGLAIVRSLGRRGVTIVAGGSEEPTLGMLSRFSDGRYVHPEPGAGAQRFLDHLLSYLETADHDYVFGPTDWMTALLSKHEREIVDTGTRPAVEDWDTFAAVFDKARLFDGLADVDVPTPDTRAPETVEDVEAIAPDLSYPVVVKPRSKTRWDDSGQCSTYLVDDSSYASSPDELVETYRSVLADEPDLRDWPPIVQTYVPGETTTTVVLADEGDVRAHFQERRLRTVPPSGGSSALLSVVDDDRMARYAERVIAAIDWTGPAQVEFMQRPDGEYVLIEVNGRYWGSLPFAINCGVDFPWLHYRQLRGETVFHDGDYRTDVIQRRTRQDLEWLGHQLADRNYRALGPFLADFLRADHTFVSLRDPLPTLWILRQVPGTLFEEGRDVAGTDATEREDPQPRGSSTGDGRKNAGEPG, from the coding sequence ATGGCCACTGGCAGCGCCCTCGTGTTGACCACGCAGCAACAGAGCGGGCTGGCGATCGTCCGGTCGCTGGGCCGCCGCGGGGTGACGATCGTGGCGGGCGGTTCCGAGGAGCCGACGCTCGGGATGCTCTCGCGGTTCAGCGACGGTCGGTACGTCCATCCGGAACCGGGAGCGGGGGCGCAGCGCTTCCTCGATCACCTGCTCTCGTACCTCGAGACCGCCGACCACGACTACGTGTTCGGTCCGACCGACTGGATGACCGCGCTACTCTCGAAACACGAGCGCGAGATCGTGGACACCGGGACTCGCCCGGCCGTCGAGGACTGGGACACTTTCGCGGCGGTGTTCGACAAGGCTCGCCTGTTCGACGGCCTTGCCGACGTGGACGTACCGACCCCCGACACCCGCGCCCCCGAGACCGTCGAGGACGTCGAAGCGATCGCTCCCGACCTGTCCTATCCCGTAGTCGTCAAACCCCGGAGCAAGACCCGCTGGGACGACAGCGGGCAGTGTTCGACGTATCTCGTCGACGACAGCAGCTACGCCTCGTCGCCGGACGAACTGGTCGAGACCTACCGGTCGGTGCTGGCCGACGAGCCAGACCTCCGGGACTGGCCGCCGATCGTCCAGACGTACGTCCCCGGCGAGACGACGACGACGGTGGTGCTGGCCGACGAGGGCGACGTACGGGCACACTTCCAGGAGCGACGACTCCGGACGGTCCCGCCGTCGGGCGGGAGTTCCGCCCTGCTCAGCGTCGTCGACGACGACCGAATGGCCCGCTACGCCGAGCGTGTGATCGCGGCTATCGACTGGACCGGCCCGGCACAGGTCGAGTTCATGCAGCGCCCGGACGGCGAGTACGTCCTCATCGAGGTCAACGGGCGCTACTGGGGGTCGCTGCCGTTCGCCATCAACTGCGGCGTCGACTTCCCGTGGCTGCACTACCGCCAGCTCCGCGGCGAGACGGTCTTCCACGACGGCGACTACCGGACCGACGTGATCCAGCGCCGGACCCGACAGGATCTCGAGTGGCTCGGTCACCAGCTCGCCGACCGCAACTACCGGGCGCTGGGGCCGTTCCTCGCGGATTTCCTCCGGGCGGACCACACGTTCGTCTCGCTCCGGGACCCGCTGCCGACGCTGTGGATACTGAGACAGGTTCCGGGCACGCTCTTCGAGGAGGGACGGGACGTCGCCGGGACGGACGCGACGGAGCGCGAGGACCCGCAGCCTCGCGGCTCGTCGACGGGTGACGGCCGAAAAAACGCGGGGGAGCCGGGTTAG
- the nreA gene encoding DNA repair protein NreA → MRLDEFIEDFQRDEAADLRRLAEEKSYAITEYLDDVERELDETVQGDSLFGSTAPSIFVGRSNYPDVSTGLLSPVAGPETDPTDYVTSGEWYQQGYSIDDVFQRRTGLLNSTRAAKVNVEDVWDGFVGVQREVAIADEPVDVEIGLDGQPDLDVDLDDIGAPRGPRARARDAELAENPSVPLEVEKTLEDDDWRADGAMTYLYRRGFDVYEINKILSAGALGQGANRRLVPTRWSITAVDDTVGQYLRGTIRNANSIDKTEVRVNEYMGNTYWVIMTPGQWEFELVELKAPGSIWNPDPDAGMYMAADSEGYEGRTAYVDETSGAYYATRLAVLEHLKERGRQAKVLVVRHASPEYWAPVGVWQIREGIRHAFEQEVGEAESFRDALTELAPHFPISLAQLRRKSEMVSGLQAQITDF, encoded by the coding sequence ATGCGCCTCGACGAGTTCATCGAGGACTTCCAGCGCGACGAGGCGGCCGACCTGCGACGGCTGGCCGAGGAGAAGTCCTACGCCATCACCGAGTATCTGGACGACGTGGAGCGGGAGCTCGACGAGACCGTCCAGGGTGACTCCCTCTTCGGGTCGACGGCCCCGTCGATTTTCGTCGGCCGGTCGAACTACCCGGACGTGTCGACGGGCCTGCTCTCGCCCGTGGCTGGCCCCGAGACCGACCCGACCGACTACGTGACCAGCGGCGAGTGGTACCAGCAGGGCTACTCCATCGACGACGTGTTCCAGCGCCGGACCGGCCTCCTGAACTCGACGCGAGCGGCGAAGGTCAACGTCGAGGACGTGTGGGACGGCTTCGTCGGCGTCCAGCGCGAGGTGGCCATCGCGGACGAACCCGTCGACGTGGAGATCGGTCTCGACGGCCAGCCCGATCTGGACGTGGATCTCGACGACATCGGTGCACCCCGCGGACCGCGCGCCCGCGCCCGTGACGCCGAACTCGCGGAGAACCCCTCCGTCCCCCTCGAAGTCGAGAAGACGCTGGAAGACGACGACTGGCGGGCCGACGGCGCGATGACCTACCTCTACCGCCGCGGGTTCGACGTCTACGAGATCAACAAGATCCTCTCGGCGGGCGCGCTGGGCCAGGGGGCGAACCGCCGGCTGGTCCCCACCCGCTGGTCGATCACCGCCGTCGACGACACCGTGGGCCAGTACCTCCGGGGAACGATTCGCAACGCGAACTCCATCGACAAGACGGAGGTCCGGGTCAACGAGTACATGGGCAACACCTACTGGGTCATCATGACACCCGGCCAGTGGGAGTTCGAACTCGTGGAGCTGAAAGCCCCGGGGAGCATCTGGAACCCCGACCCCGACGCGGGCATGTACATGGCCGCCGACAGCGAGGGATACGAGGGCCGCACCGCCTACGTCGACGAGACCTCCGGCGCGTACTACGCCACCCGGCTCGCAGTGCTGGAACACTTGAAGGAGCGCGGCCGGCAGGCCAAGGTTCTCGTGGTTCGACACGCCTCTCCCGAGTATTGGGCTCCCGTCGGCGTCTGGCAGATCCGCGAGGGGATCCGCCACGCCTTCGAGCAGGAAGTGGGCGAGGCCGAGAGCTTCCGGGACGCGCTCACCGAACTCGCACCCCACTTCCCGATCTCGCTGGCCCAGTTGCGCCGGAAATCCGAGATGGTCTCGGGCCTGCAGGCACAGATCACGGACTTTTGA
- a CDS encoding tubulin/FtsZ family protein — MKVVLIGVGQAGGKIAQALAEFDYDRGFEAVQGAFAVNTARADLQNLDIDTMLVGQDRVKGHGVGGDNELGAEIMQAEATEVMDELDGRVTSKADAIFVVAGLGGGTGSGGAPMLTRELKRVYTMPVYGLGVLPGRDEGAIYQANAGRSLKTFTREADSVLVIDNDAWKTSGESVEEGFAAINDRIAERVGLLLAAGEMVEGVGESVVDSSEIINTLASGGIASLGYASAKADEDAGENINAITSTARKALLTGTSLPQAVEADKALLVIAGHPDRIARKGVERARKWLEEETGSLEVRGGDFPLSSERIAALVLLGGVERSQRVQEFMDRAREASKQQEESTESAKDAFQNDELDDLM, encoded by the coding sequence ATGAAAGTCGTCCTGATTGGTGTCGGGCAAGCAGGAGGGAAGATCGCGCAGGCGCTCGCGGAGTTCGACTACGACCGCGGGTTCGAGGCGGTACAGGGAGCCTTCGCGGTCAATACGGCCCGCGCGGATCTCCAGAATCTCGACATCGACACGATGCTGGTCGGACAGGACCGGGTGAAAGGACACGGCGTCGGCGGCGACAACGAACTCGGGGCCGAAATCATGCAGGCCGAGGCCACCGAGGTCATGGACGAACTCGACGGCCGCGTCACCAGCAAGGCCGACGCCATCTTCGTCGTCGCCGGCCTCGGCGGCGGCACCGGCAGCGGCGGCGCACCCATGCTCACCCGCGAACTCAAGCGCGTCTACACCATGCCGGTGTACGGCCTCGGCGTCCTGCCCGGCCGCGACGAGGGCGCCATCTACCAGGCCAACGCCGGTCGCTCGCTCAAGACCTTCACCAGAGAAGCCGACTCCGTGCTCGTCATCGACAACGACGCCTGGAAGACCTCCGGCGAGAGCGTCGAAGAAGGATTCGCGGCGATCAACGACCGCATCGCCGAACGGGTCGGCCTGTTGCTCGCCGCGGGCGAGATGGTCGAGGGCGTCGGCGAGTCGGTCGTCGACTCCAGCGAGATCATCAACACGCTCGCGAGCGGTGGCATCGCCTCGCTCGGCTACGCCTCCGCGAAGGCCGACGAGGACGCCGGCGAGAACATCAACGCCATCACCTCCACTGCCCGGAAAGCCCTCCTCACCGGCACCTCCCTCCCCCAGGCCGTCGAGGCCGACAAAGCCCTCCTCGTGATCGCCGGCCACCCCGACCGCATCGCCCGCAAAGGCGTCGAACGCGCCCGCAAGTGGCTCGAAGAGGAGACCGGCAGCCTCGAAGTCCGGGGCGGGGACTTCCCCCTCTCCAGCGAACGCATCGCCGCGCTCGTCCTGCTCGGCGGCGTCGAACGCTCACAGCGCGTCCAGGAGTTCATGGACCGCGCTCGCGAGGCCAGCAAACAGCAGGAAGAATCCACCGAGAGCGCGAAAGACGCCTTCCAGAACGACGAACTCGACGACCTGATGTAG
- a CDS encoding inorganic diphosphatase has translation MTNLWEDLETGPNPPEEIYAVVECLKGERNKYEYDKDVPGVVLDRVLHSNVHYPSDYGFIPQSYYDDEDPFDVLVLVEDQTFPGCVIEARPVALMKMDDDGEQDDKVIAVPTEDPRFDHIQNLSDIPQQQLDEIDEFFATYKNLEEGKEVETQGWEDKQAAMDAIEHAMDLYEENF, from the coding sequence ATGACGAACCTCTGGGAAGACCTCGAAACTGGGCCGAACCCGCCCGAAGAGATCTACGCGGTCGTCGAGTGTCTCAAAGGCGAGCGCAACAAGTACGAGTACGACAAGGACGTCCCCGGCGTCGTGCTGGACCGGGTGCTCCACAGCAACGTCCACTACCCCTCGGACTACGGGTTCATCCCGCAGTCCTACTACGACGACGAGGACCCCTTCGACGTGCTCGTCCTCGTCGAGGACCAGACGTTCCCCGGCTGTGTCATCGAGGCCCGCCCGGTCGCGCTGATGAAGATGGACGACGACGGTGAACAGGACGACAAGGTCATCGCCGTCCCCACCGAGGACCCGCGCTTCGATCACATCCAGAACCTCTCGGACATCCCCCAGCAACAACTCGACGAGATCGACGAGTTCTTCGCGACCTACAAGAACTTAGAGGAGGGCAAGGAAGTCGAGACGCAGGGCTGGGAGGACAAGCAGGCCGCGATGGACGCCATCGAACACGCGATGGACCTCTACGAAGAGAACTTCTAA